Within Caproicibacterium argilliputei, the genomic segment AGTGACCTTTCTCGTAAATCCGTTTCAGCAATGATGGATGTAAAAATAGTGCAGGACAAACTGAATGAGCTTAACAAGTCCTTGGGAGTTTATGAAGAGCAACTGCGGCTGAACGAAAAGACGCAGGAAGAAATCAAGCGCCAGCAGAAGCAAGTAAATATGCTGTCGCAGAAATCTGAAACATTCAGTATCCTGAAATCTGCATTTTCGCAGGACGGCATTCCGCACAACATCATCAAATCCATGTTGCCAATGCTGACCTCAACGGCCAATACGATACTCGGACAAATGACAGGCGGCCGGATTGGCATGGAGTTCATCACGGACAAAGTGCTGAAATCCAACAGTAAAAAGGAAGTTGCCACGCTGGACATTATTATCAATGAATATGGCAAGGACAGCTTACCGTATCTCTCCAAGTCCGGCGGCGAAAAGGTTAAGGCTTCGCTCTCAGCAGTCCTTTCACTGGCCGAAATCAAGAGCAGTCAGGCCGGAATTCAACTCGGAATGCTTTTTATAGACGAGCCACCGTTCCTTGACGCTGACGGCATACAAGCTTACTGCGACGCCCTCCAGACCATCCAGAGCCGGTACAGCAGCTTAAAGGTCATGGCAATAACCCATGACCCCGAAATGAAATCCCGGTTCCCGCAGAGCATTGATATCGTAAAGGATGCCAGTGGAAGCCATGTACTGACAGACTGAGGGTGATAAGTATGTGCTTTTCGGCAAGACCTCCCCCTGCTGCTCTTCTACTACTGATAGAAAGGGGGGATTACTCTGAATTATATCTCCGAGATACGGGCGTTTTATGATTGGGTTCAGTTCAATTCATTGCCGGCTGATGCACAAGCCTTATGGCACGCTTTGATGTACTTAAACAATCGGTGCGCGGTTTGTATTAATGGTAATTGGGCATGGCGGGTTGAATTTACAGTTTCCAATACAACGCTGTTATCAATATTAAAATTCTCTCGACAGCAATTAGACCGTATGAGAAACGCTCTAATTCAGACGGGACGAATTGAATATAAAAAAGGACGAGGAAATCAGAGTGGAACTTATAAGATGATTCCTTTTGATGCTAATAATGTTACACAAACCGTTACACAACCTGTTACACATTCTGGTACACAACCTGTTACACAAACCGTTACGCAAGTATGGCACATTAATAATAATAATCTTAATCCTAATTTCAATTCCAATAATTATGATGTTGATGGTGATGCCGCGGGCGCGGATGTGCGCGACGAAGCGGGAAAACTGCTGACCCCGGAAATCCTTTTTTCAGAGTGCTTCCAAAAAGAACCTGCTCCGTTTGAGAGTAAACGCTGCGACCAGCTTCTACGTTTGCATGATCCTGACCTGGTGGAATATGCTTTTGAACGGTCTGCTGAAATGGGGCAAAAAACTCTGGCGTATGTGCAGGGAATCTTAAACCGCATGGCTCAACGCGGTATACACGACATGGGGGACTTGGCAGACTGGGATATGAAGGCAGGTGATATATAGCGTGAGTCATTCAATACGGACCCGGACAGATGTTGAAAAAGAGTTCGTTAAAATTTTTAGTCAAATGACCAACGAACATCAAAGTTGGGAAGTGTGGTCTGATTTTTGCTACATGGCCGCTGCTGCAATATCAAATTCAGTGGACAAGGTATCGGCACCGGGACGCGAAAAGCAATACCTGCAGATAATCAGGAAATACCGTAAACCACATCAGGAGAATTTTTCAAGGCTGCTTGCATTGGTAGTTGAGGCACTGAACGCTAATCCAGATCAAGACTTTCTCGGCGAGCTGTTTATGGCATTGGAACTCGGGAACCATTGGACAGGCCAGTTTTTCACGCCGTACAGTGTGACACGAATGATGGCGGCCATGATATTTGGTGATGGGTTGAAAGAGCAGATTAGGCATGACGGCTATGTCAGTGTGTCAGACCCGGCGTGTGGGGCAGGAGCAACGCTCATGGCTTTTGCAAACGAATGTCAGCGGCGGGAAATCAATTACCAGCAGAATGTGATTTTCGTGGCGCAGGATATCGACCAGACCGCAGCGCTGATGTGCTACATCCAAATGAGCTTGCTGGGTTGTCCCGGATACGTGACTATTGACGATACGCTGGCGCATCCGCAAACAGGTAACCCGCTGTTCATGCAGCCGGCAGATAATGTTTGGCTGACACCTTTCTATTTTTCGCAGGTGTGGCAGCAGCGGCGGGCAGTGAAAATGTTAGACCGGCTGATTCGGGCAAACCAGCCGGATAAGCCAAAGGAAGAA encodes:
- a CDS encoding DnaD domain-containing protein gives rise to the protein MIPFDANNVTQTVTQPVTHSGTQPVTQTVTQVWHINNNNLNPNFNSNNYDVDGDAAGADVRDEAGKLLTPEILFSECFQKEPAPFESKRCDQLLRLHDPDLVEYAFERSAEMGQKTLAYVQGILNRMAQRGIHDMGDLADWDMKAGDI
- a CDS encoding N-6 DNA methylase gives rise to the protein MSHSIRTRTDVEKEFVKIFSQMTNEHQSWEVWSDFCYMAAAAISNSVDKVSAPGREKQYLQIIRKYRKPHQENFSRLLALVVEALNANPDQDFLGELFMALELGNHWTGQFFTPYSVTRMMAAMIFGDGLKEQIRHDGYVSVSDPACGAGATLMAFANECQRREINYQQNVIFVAQDIDQTAALMCYIQMSLLGCPGYVTIDDTLAHPQTGNPLFMQPADNVWLTPFYFSQVWQQRRAVKMLDRLIRANQPDKPKEEFFFFTFQKGAENVRSY